A window of Sedimentibacter sp. MB31-C6 genomic DNA:
AGTGTTAAAATAAACTTGTCACGGGGCAAAGTGACAAGAGGAAAGGCAAAAAATTGGAGGAAGAATTATGAAATCATTGATTAGACTTAGAATGAGTGCCCATGATGCACATTATGGGGGAGAATTAGTAGATGGAGCAAGAATGCTTGGTCTATTTGGAGATGTAGCAACAGAACTTTTGATATTGAATGATGGAGATGAAGGCTTATTTGTTGCTTATGACGATGTAGAGTTTCTTGCACCTGTTTTCGCAGGAGATTATATCGAAGCAGAAGGAGAAATAACTTCAGTTGGTAATTCATCAAGAAAGATGAAATTTGAAGCTAGAAAAGTAATTGCTCCAAGAAAAGATATAAATGATTCTGCTTGTGATGTATTAGATGAACCAATTATTGTAT
This region includes:
- a CDS encoding hotdog fold domain-containing protein; the protein is MKSLIRLRMSAHDAHYGGELVDGARMLGLFGDVATELLILNDGDEGLFVAYDDVEFLAPVFAGDYIEAEGEITSVGNSSRKMKFEARKVIAPRKDINDSACDVLDEPIIVCRATGTCVVPKDKQRKK